One segment of Synchiropus splendidus isolate RoL2022-P1 chromosome 4, RoL_Sspl_1.0, whole genome shotgun sequence DNA contains the following:
- the LOC128757962 gene encoding protein phosphatase 1H-like, whose translation MLTRVKSAVAGLMGGIMTGGGSGAGGSPGCDLPLKFPYMRPEFLGLSPDEIECSADHIARPILILKETRRLPWATGYAEVINAGKSALNEDQACCELVVARPRRPMSYCPPSTPSKTPTAKRRQSLPNGESLGLHMETGRLGEESEGLMFHYWALFDGHAGSGAAVFASRMLQHHIACQLQSVMEILRHATAPPPTVMGEEPENNNPYLQGNTPGPHRSLTRAASLRGGPAGTPGSPSNTPPPPRFFVEKRIQHESLVVGAMENAFKEMDAQIEREKHSYNISGGCTALAVVYLLGKLYVGNAGDSRAIIIRNNEIVPMSTEFTPESERQRLQFLGFMQPHLLGNEFTHLEFPRRVQRKEVGKKMLYRDFTMSGWAYKTVDDDDLKFPLIYGEGKKARVLATIGVTRGLGDHDLKVHDSNIYIKPFLSCCPEVKVYNLLQYEHGADDVLVMGTDGLWDVLSNQEVAEAVTTFLANCDPDDLHRYTMAAQDLVMRARGVLRDRGWRITNERLGSGDDISVFIIPLMYGNRQP comes from the exons ATGCTCACCCGGGTCAAGTCTGCCGTGGCGGGGCTCATGGGCGGAATAATGACCGGCGGCGGCTCCGGGGCGGGCGGGAGTCCAGGCTGCGACCTCCCGCTGAAATTCCCTTATATGAGACCCGAGTTTCTCGGACTGTCGCCGGATGAAATCGAGTGTTCGGCCGATCACATCGCGCGGCCCATCCTCATCCTGAAGGAGACCAGGAGATTACCGTGGGCCACCGGATACGCCGA GGTGATCAACGCGGGGAAAAGCGCACTGAACGAGGACCAGGCCTGCTGCGAGCTGGTGGTGGCCAGGCCGCGGCGCCCAATGAGCTACTGTCCTCCGTCAACGCCTAGCAAGACCCCCACTGCCAAGAGACGCCAGTCGCTGCCCAACGGAGAGAGTCTGGGGCTGCACATGGAGACTGGCAGACTGGGGGAg GAGAGCGAAGGCCTGATGTTCCACTACTGGGCCTTGTTCGATGGACACGCTGGATCCGGCGCCGCCGTCTTCGCTTCCCGCATGCTGCAGCACCACATCGCCTGTCAGCTCCAGTCGGTGATGGAGATCCTTCGCCACGCCACAGCCCCGCCCCCCACAGTCATGGGGGAGGAGCCAGAGAACAACAACCCCTACCTCCAGGGGAACACCCCCGGACCCCATCGCTCACTGACCAGAGCCGCGTCACTGAGAGGGGGTCCCGCGGGCACACCGGGCTCCCCGAGTAACACGCCGCCCCCACCTCGCTTCTTCGTGGAGAAGAGGATCCAGCATGAGAGTCTGGTGGTGGGAGCGATGGAGAACGCCTTCAAGGAGATG GACGCCCAGATCGAGAGGGAGAAGCACAGCTACAACATCAGCGGCGGCTGCACGGCTCTCGCCGTCGTCTACCTGCTGGGAAAGCTCTACGTTGGAAACGCTGGAGACAGCAG AGCCATCATCATCAGGAACAACGAGATCGTCCCCATGTCCACAGAGTTCACTCCAGAGTCAGAGCGACAGAGACTCCAGTTCCTG GGCTTCATGCAGCCTCACTTGCTGGGAAATGAGTTCACTCACCTGGAGTTTCCTCGGAGGGTCCAGAGGAAGGAGGTGGGCAAGAAGATGCTGTACCGGGACTTCACCATGAGTGGCTG GGCCTACAAGACGGTCGATGATGACGACCTCAAGTTTCCTCTCATCTACGGAGAAGGAAAGAAG GCTCGAGTCTTGGCAACCATCGGCGTGACTCGTGGACTCGGCGACCACGACCTGAAAGTCCATGACTCCAACATTTACATCAAGCCCTTCCTGTCGTGCTGCCCAGAG GTCAAAGTCTACAACCTGCTCCAGTACGAACACGGCGCAGACGACGTCCTGGTGATGGGGACCGACGGGCTCTGGGACGTCCTGTCCAACCAGGAAGTGGCTGAAGCTGTCACCACTTTCTTAGCCAACTGTGACCCAGACGACCTGCACAG GTACACGATGGCGGCGCAGGACCTGGTGATGAGAGCACGTGGCGTGCTGCGGGACAGAGGCTGGAGGATCACCAACGAGCGGCTGGGCTCCGGGGACGACATCTCCGTCTTCATCATCCCCCTCATGTATGGAAACCGTCAGCCATGA